In the genome of Chaetodon auriga isolate fChaAug3 chromosome 15, fChaAug3.hap1, whole genome shotgun sequence, one region contains:
- the LOC143332692 gene encoding putative monooxygenase p33MONOX isoform X2 yields the protein MSGPGDLPAIEGSGMGGMKLPVGMTRRALSYDDNLEAPMSTPPHDISINNLWKRPIIPERKFTHLAEEDESSAVTHSVPDSAPSRSPTVVKAKASSVIMNSLITKQTQDSVYKFEQRVGLSNASYTPHKGLTAEETRHHHRIPESLHKLQIQSMESREDRQSSSAQSTPSNTPHSSPKQQRRTWFGSTSSEISISSSNSSVDIGDTAAGGVGGVVERWGVFGPRPLVHKSTSDLGSDTAGFALQAYRGAQKPTPMEVMKSQATRLADNPAAQAVAPPKMEIPTVEGRRQGARPHKLKPRDMNILTPSGF from the exons ATGTCTGGCCCGGGGGACTTACCAG CCATAGAGGGTTCTGGGATGGGCGGCATGAAGCTCCCCGTCGGGATGACCCGACGAGCCCTCAGCTACGACGATAACCTGGAGGCCCCCATGTCCACGCCCCCCCATGACATCAGCATCAACAACCTGTGGAAGCGACCAATCATACCGGAGAGGAAGTTCACACACCTGGCCGAG GAGGACGAGAGCAGTGCTGTGACTCACTCAGTGCCGGACAGCGCCCCCTCCAGGTCACCGACTGTAGTGAAAGCCAAGGCCTCCTCTGTCATCATGAATTCTCTCATCACCA AGCAGACTCAGGATAGTGTGTACAAGTTTGAGCAGCGGGTGGGGCTGAGCAACGCCAGCTACACGCCCCACAAAGGCCTCACCGCCGAGGAGACGAGACACCACCACCGCATCCCCGAATCCCTGCAT AAACTGCAGATCCAGAGCATGGAGTCCAGAGAGGACCGGCAGAGCTCCTCCGCCCAGTCCACTCCGTCCAACACACCCCACAGCTCCCCGAAACAACAacgcag GACCTGGTTCGGCAGCACAAGCTCGGAGATCAGCATCAGCTCCTCCAACAGCAGCGTGGACATAGGAGACACAGCAGCGGGAGGAGTCGGAGGCGTGGTGGAACGGTGGGGCGTGTTTGGGCCGCGGCCGCTCGTCCATAAGTCGACCTCTGACCTGGGATCAGACACTGCGG GCTTTGCGCTGCAGGCGTACCGCGGCGCCCAGAAGCCGACCCCCATGGAGGTAATGAAGTCGCAGGCCACGCGGCTGGCAGACAACCCCGCTGCTCAGGCGGTGGCCCCTCCCAAAATGGAGATCCCCACAGTGGAGGGTCGACGTCAGGGCGCGCGACCGCACAAGCTCAAACCCAGAGACATGAACATCCTGACGCCGTCCGGCTTCTGA
- the LOC143332692 gene encoding putative monooxygenase p33MONOX isoform X1, translating into MSGPGDLPAIEGSGMGGMKLPVGMTRRALSYDDNLEAPMSTPPHDISINNLWKRPIIPERKFTHLAEEDESSAVTHSVPDSAPSRSPTVVKAKASSVIMNSLITKQTQDSVYKFEQRVGLSNASYTPHKGLTAEETRHHHRIPESLHKLQIQSMESREDRQSSSAQSTPSNTPHSSPKQQRRTWFGSTSSEISISSSNSSVDIGDTAAGGVGGVVERWGVFGPRPLVHKSTSDLGSDTAAGFALQAYRGAQKPTPMEVMKSQATRLADNPAAQAVAPPKMEIPTVEGRRQGARPHKLKPRDMNILTPSGF; encoded by the exons ATGTCTGGCCCGGGGGACTTACCAG CCATAGAGGGTTCTGGGATGGGCGGCATGAAGCTCCCCGTCGGGATGACCCGACGAGCCCTCAGCTACGACGATAACCTGGAGGCCCCCATGTCCACGCCCCCCCATGACATCAGCATCAACAACCTGTGGAAGCGACCAATCATACCGGAGAGGAAGTTCACACACCTGGCCGAG GAGGACGAGAGCAGTGCTGTGACTCACTCAGTGCCGGACAGCGCCCCCTCCAGGTCACCGACTGTAGTGAAAGCCAAGGCCTCCTCTGTCATCATGAATTCTCTCATCACCA AGCAGACTCAGGATAGTGTGTACAAGTTTGAGCAGCGGGTGGGGCTGAGCAACGCCAGCTACACGCCCCACAAAGGCCTCACCGCCGAGGAGACGAGACACCACCACCGCATCCCCGAATCCCTGCAT AAACTGCAGATCCAGAGCATGGAGTCCAGAGAGGACCGGCAGAGCTCCTCCGCCCAGTCCACTCCGTCCAACACACCCCACAGCTCCCCGAAACAACAacgcag GACCTGGTTCGGCAGCACAAGCTCGGAGATCAGCATCAGCTCCTCCAACAGCAGCGTGGACATAGGAGACACAGCAGCGGGAGGAGTCGGAGGCGTGGTGGAACGGTGGGGCGTGTTTGGGCCGCGGCCGCTCGTCCATAAGTCGACCTCTGACCTGGGATCAGACACTGCGG CAGGCTTTGCGCTGCAGGCGTACCGCGGCGCCCAGAAGCCGACCCCCATGGAGGTAATGAAGTCGCAGGCCACGCGGCTGGCAGACAACCCCGCTGCTCAGGCGGTGGCCCCTCCCAAAATGGAGATCCCCACAGTGGAGGGTCGACGTCAGGGCGCGCGACCGCACAAGCTCAAACCCAGAGACATGAACATCCTGACGCCGTCCGGCTTCTGA
- the LOC143332459 gene encoding rho GTPase-activating protein 22-like — protein MGLSCFKSWKHDSTGHKGNRDVLASPGSYFFLSNSAGQGDEWLKSLNKGVWIPFTGVFGQRLEETVLYERRYGVRLVPLVVEQCVTFIRERGLHEVGLFRQSGQASLVKELQEAFDAGERPSFDSSTDVHTVASLLKLYLRQLPEPLVPYSRYQEFLLCAQKLSSDRALGLGELRNLLCELPVTNFNLLRFICQFLNEVQSYSSSNKMSSQNLATVFGPNILRAKAEDPQSIMGGAALVQVLMLELIREHESLFVKVPPSISARPPGGSRASPSALRQPHLHPSPCLRQLSLPLIAERSREPGQPAADAQKTSCLYAAVAKSDLSSGQKRLLGHRYTSSHPENCFYPLPSTSQPVQHHSGETNINYHQNHTGHRPSPGDIQASTTSLQLQDSLPDSSNPRAMLMGWANAWTGPGAAGADFWTSGTAEEEVAVPEIASGGSSEAQEDSTPSAYDNLNRVSQHQRMEDVTGGHLESNDPGGHIGTCEEEAEIEEAGQTRDSSSSWSSCEVLPLDESGDVVGGVSPDVSPKRPKRSLSCQVAKEETGQNDEREDNNNDNDDDDDDQDDYEDGHDDDDDDDDDDIHHPNSPASGSLLSDSFLSTGSSEVFLPSGPPDLQGPEPQSQPGDAHSLLVELRQQMAQQKAEYQTRILRLERCNDVLRRQVAVLRVSLEQQRRSQSVAEVKIRNMERAKADADLRNSTLQREMDLFFQMYGEFRRRGGAEGERGGGTL, from the exons ATGGGACTCAGCTGCTTCAAGTCCTGGAAACATGACAGCACAGGCCAcaaag GTAACAGAGACGTGTTGGCCAGCCCAGGCTCGTATTTCTTCCTATCTAACAGCGCCGGTCAGGGTGACGAGTGGCTGAAGAGCCTCAACAAAGGAGTCTGGATCCCTTTCACAG GGGTCTTCGGTCAGCGTCTGGAGGAGACGGTGCTGTATGAGCGACGTTATGGGGTGCGTTTGGTTCCTCTGGTGGTGGAGCAGTGTGTGACCTTCATCCGGGAGCGGGGCCTGCATGAGGTGGGCTTGTTTCGCCAGTCAGGACAGGCCAGTCTGGTGAAAGAACTGCAGGAGGCTTTTGATGCAGGGGAGAGACCGTCCTTCGACAG cagcacagacgtcCACACGGTGGCGTCACTGCTGAAGCTCTACCTCAGACAGCTGCCGGAGCCTCTGGTTCCGTACAGTCGCTACCAGGAATTCCTGCTGTGTGCTCAGAAGCTGTCAAGCGATCGCGCACTG GGTTTGGGGGAGTTGAGAAATCTTCTTTGTGAGTTGCCAGTTACAAACTTCAACCTACTCAGGTTTATCTGCCA gtttctGAATGAGGTCCAGAGTTACTCCAGCAGTAACAAGATGAGCAGCCAGAACTTGGCCACTGTGTTCGGGCCAAATATCCTCCGAGCCAAAGCTGAAGACCCACAAAGCATCATGGGAG GTGCAGCACTGGTCCAGGTGCTCATGTTGGAGCTGATCAGAGAGCACGAGTCTCTGTTCGTCAAAGTCCCTCCGTCCATCTCCGCCCGTCCACCAGGAGGTTCGCGTGCATCACCGAGTGCTTTGAGGCAGCCTCATCTCCACCCGTCACCCTGCCTCCGCCAgctgtctctgcctctcatcGCTGAGCGCTCCAGAGAGCCAGGCCAGCCTGCCGCAGATGCTCAGAAGACCAG CTGTCTTTACGCTGCGGTTGCCAAGTCAGACTTGTCGTCTGGCCAGAAAAGACTTCTCGGCCATCGCTACACCTCCTCCCACCCAGAGAACTGCTTTTACCCCTTGCCTTCCACCAGTCAGCCTGTTCAGCACCACTCTGGCGAAACCAACATAAATTATCACCAGAACCACACTGGCCACAGACCATCTCCTGGAGATATTCAAGCCTCTACAACCAGCCTCCAGCTACAAGACTCACTGCCAGACAGCTCCAACCCCAGAGCGATGCTCATGGGCTGGGCAAACGCCTGGACAGGCCCAGGAGCAGCAGGCGCTGATTTCTGGACCTCTGgtactgcagaagaagaggttGCAGTGCCAGAGATAGCCAGTGGGGGCAGCAGTGAGGCTCAGGAGGACAGCACACCTTCTGCCTATGACAACCTGAACAGAGTGTCTCAACATCAGAGGATGGAGGATGTGACTGGTGGACACCTTGAATCCAACGATCCAGGAGGCCACATTGGAACTtgtgaagaggaggcagagatagAGGAGGCAGGACAGACAAGAGACTCCTCCTCTTCATGGTCTTCCTGTGAGGTTCTACCATTGGATGAGAGCGGTGATGTTGTGGGTGGAGTTAGTCCTGACGTGTCACCAAAGAGACCTAAAAGGTCACTTTCATGTCAAGTAGCAAAAGAGGAAACCGGCCAAAATGACGAACGTGaagacaacaacaatgacaatgatgatgatgatgatgatcaagaTGATTATGAGGATGGccatgatgacgatgatgatgatgatgatgacgatatCCACCACCCTAACTCCCCAGCCTCAGGGTCCCTACTCAGTGACAGCTTTCTGAGTACAGGCAGCTCTGAGGTATTCCTTCCCTCTGGTCCTCCAGACCTCCAGGGGCCTGAGCCTCAGTCACAGCCCGGCGACGCTCACTCACTCCTGGTTGAGCTGCGGCAGCAGATGGCCCAGCAGAAGGCTGAGTATCAGACCAGGATACTGAG gttGGAGCGCTGCAATGACGTCCTCAGGCGTCAGGTTGCGGTACTCCGGGTCAgtctggagcagcagaggcGCAGCCAAAGTGTCGCCGAGGTCAAGATCCGCAACATGGAGCGAGCCAAAGCTGACGCCGACCTCCGAAACAGCAcgctgcagagagagatggacctGTTCTTCCAGATGTATGGAGAGTTCAGAAGAAGAGGGGGggctgagggagaaagaggaggagggacactctga
- the pof1b gene encoding protein POF1B isoform X2 produces the protein MSVQTSQKTSTTYRTVKVASPEPVTNTVTNTVISAGSVSPMQYSVNGYETVRYLVPMQQAVQQQSYVLMQQPMMQQPMMQQMVSPVYLPTLRHLSVSSQESDLMYQQQNTMESISRQSSSVFSQSSSPIKSPEPSAEEEEEEEEEEEEEAVEVEEVEIVNVIQTKPPPVVEKISRTEVRTELKEVPQPTKMDTRYFGELLADVYRKNCDIHSCISEHVSKIRGKKHQLDPCNDYKVEKEEVEALLPKGATELTKQQIRYLLQTRLTADKSMRLLLSTFSSLREELLHMSEDLRRLESEKEALERDLSFKADQARQYDCLLEAVRENNRQLQLSLKETTTAQRSLESQLQSSQSVDSSRNFRLKEMEGRIRALEKENEMLRQKLAGQGTSTTLHIKTEELSRQYKDQLSSLRQEKEDEIQRLRSQIMQLQTEFSSTKSSSEKTLQLKISELLAMLEQRQTTITRQEEEIRKLMQERNDSSKNVTKTIITKRYRNQYPILGLLSDDYQVTSPIKEAKTIVIERTGEMIKQEIITTP, from the exons ATGTCTGTCCAGACGAGCCAGAAGACGTCGACGACCTATCGCACCGTGAAGGTGGCCTCTCCGGAGCCGGTGACCAACACGGTGACCAACACGGTGATCTCGGCCGGGTCGGTGTCCCCGATGCAGTACTCGGTGAACGGCTACGAGACGGTGCGGTACCTGGTCCCGATGCAGCAGGCCGTGCAGCAGCAGTCCTACGTCCTCATGCAGCAGCCTATGATGCAGCAGCCTATGATGCAGCAGATGGTGTCCCCGGTGTACCTGCCGACTCTGCGACACCTGAGCGTCAGCAGCCAGGAGTCCGACCTGATGTACCAGCAGCAGAACACGATGGAG AGCATCAGCAGACAGTCCTCATCAGTGTTCAGCCAGTCGTCCAGCCCCATCAAGAGCCCTGAGCCGAGTGCTGAGGag gaggaagaggaggaggaggaggaagaggaggaggcggtggaggtGGAAGAGGTGGAGATTGTCAACGTCATACAGACCAAGCCGCCGCCCGTCGTCGAGAAGATCTCCAGGACGGAGGTGAGGACCGAGCTGAAGGAAGTGCCCCAGCCGACCAAGATGGACACGCGTTACTTCGGCGAGCTGCTGGCCGACGTCTACAGGAAGAACTGTGACATCCACTCGTGCATCTCCGAGCACGTGTCCAAGATCCGTGGAAA GAAACACCAGCTTGATCCCTGCAATGACTACAAG gtggagaaagaggaggtggaggctttACTTCCCAAAGGCGCCACTGAACTGACCAAACAGCAAATCCGctacctgctgcag ACTCGTCTCACTGCAGATAAGAGCATGCGTCTGCTGCTGTCCaccttcagcagtctgagagaGGAGCTCCTCCACATGTCCGAGGACCTGCGG CGTCTGGAGAGCGAGAAGGAGGCTTTGGAGAGAGATCTGAGTTTCAAAGCGGACCAGGCTCGTCAGTATGACTGCCTCCTGGAGGCCGTGAGGGAGAACAACAGACAGCTCCAg CTGTCTCTGAAGGAAACCACCACCGCCCAGCGGAGCCTGGAGAGCCAGCTCCAGAGCAGCCAGAGCGTAGACTCCAGCCGCAACTTCAGGCtcaaagagatggagggaaggataAGAGCGCTGGAGAAGGAGAACGAGATGCTCCGACAGAAG CTGGCAGGCCAAGGCACTAGCACCACCCTGCACATCAAGACTGAGGAGTTGTCCCGTCAGTACAAGGACCAGCTCAGCTCCCTGAGACAAGAGAAGGAGGACGAGATCCAGAGGCTCCGG TCCCAGATAATGCAGCTCcagacagagttcagcagcACCAAGTCCTCCTCAGAGAAGACTCTCCAGCTGAAAATCTCAGAGCTGCTCGCCATGCTGGAGCAGCGGCAGACCACCATCACCCGACAGGAGGAG GAGATCCGGAAGTTGATGCAGGAGAGGAACGACAGCTCCAAGAACGTCACCAAGACCATCATCACCAAGAG gtACAGGAACCAGTATCCTATCCTCGGTCTGCTGAGCGACGACTACCAGGTCACCTCCCCCATCAAAGAAGCCAAGACCATCGTCATCGAGAGAACTGGAGAGATGATCAAACAG GAAATCATTACAACCCCTTAA
- the pof1b gene encoding protein POF1B isoform X1, translated as MSVQTSQKTSTTYRTVKVASPEPVTNTVTNTVISAGSVSPMQYSVNGYETVRYLVPMQQAVQQQSYVLMQQPMMQQPMMQQMVSPVYLPTLRHLSVSSQESDLMYQQQNTMESISRQSSSVFSQSSSPIKSPEPSAEEEEEEEEEEEEEAVEVEEVEIVNVIQTKPPPVVEKISRTEVRTELKEVPQPTKMDTRYFGELLADVYRKNCDIHSCISEHVSKIRGKKHQLDPCNDYKVEKEEVEALLPKGATELTKQQIRYLLQTRLTADKSMRLLLSTFSSLREELLHMSEDLRRLESEKEALERDLSFKADQARQYDCLLEAVRENNRQLQLSLKETTTAQRSLESQLQSSQSVDSSRNFRLKEMEGRIRALEKENEMLRQKLAGQGTSTTLHIKTEELSRQYKDQLSSLRQEKEDEIQRLRSQIMQLQTEFSSTKSSSEKTLQLKISELLAMLEQRQTTITRQEEEIRKLMQERNDSSKNVTKTIITKRYRNQYPILGLLSDDYQVTSPIKEAKTIVIERTGEMIKQVRTGERRKKDQHTTEC; from the exons ATGTCTGTCCAGACGAGCCAGAAGACGTCGACGACCTATCGCACCGTGAAGGTGGCCTCTCCGGAGCCGGTGACCAACACGGTGACCAACACGGTGATCTCGGCCGGGTCGGTGTCCCCGATGCAGTACTCGGTGAACGGCTACGAGACGGTGCGGTACCTGGTCCCGATGCAGCAGGCCGTGCAGCAGCAGTCCTACGTCCTCATGCAGCAGCCTATGATGCAGCAGCCTATGATGCAGCAGATGGTGTCCCCGGTGTACCTGCCGACTCTGCGACACCTGAGCGTCAGCAGCCAGGAGTCCGACCTGATGTACCAGCAGCAGAACACGATGGAG AGCATCAGCAGACAGTCCTCATCAGTGTTCAGCCAGTCGTCCAGCCCCATCAAGAGCCCTGAGCCGAGTGCTGAGGag gaggaagaggaggaggaggaggaagaggaggaggcggtggaggtGGAAGAGGTGGAGATTGTCAACGTCATACAGACCAAGCCGCCGCCCGTCGTCGAGAAGATCTCCAGGACGGAGGTGAGGACCGAGCTGAAGGAAGTGCCCCAGCCGACCAAGATGGACACGCGTTACTTCGGCGAGCTGCTGGCCGACGTCTACAGGAAGAACTGTGACATCCACTCGTGCATCTCCGAGCACGTGTCCAAGATCCGTGGAAA GAAACACCAGCTTGATCCCTGCAATGACTACAAG gtggagaaagaggaggtggaggctttACTTCCCAAAGGCGCCACTGAACTGACCAAACAGCAAATCCGctacctgctgcag ACTCGTCTCACTGCAGATAAGAGCATGCGTCTGCTGCTGTCCaccttcagcagtctgagagaGGAGCTCCTCCACATGTCCGAGGACCTGCGG CGTCTGGAGAGCGAGAAGGAGGCTTTGGAGAGAGATCTGAGTTTCAAAGCGGACCAGGCTCGTCAGTATGACTGCCTCCTGGAGGCCGTGAGGGAGAACAACAGACAGCTCCAg CTGTCTCTGAAGGAAACCACCACCGCCCAGCGGAGCCTGGAGAGCCAGCTCCAGAGCAGCCAGAGCGTAGACTCCAGCCGCAACTTCAGGCtcaaagagatggagggaaggataAGAGCGCTGGAGAAGGAGAACGAGATGCTCCGACAGAAG CTGGCAGGCCAAGGCACTAGCACCACCCTGCACATCAAGACTGAGGAGTTGTCCCGTCAGTACAAGGACCAGCTCAGCTCCCTGAGACAAGAGAAGGAGGACGAGATCCAGAGGCTCCGG TCCCAGATAATGCAGCTCcagacagagttcagcagcACCAAGTCCTCCTCAGAGAAGACTCTCCAGCTGAAAATCTCAGAGCTGCTCGCCATGCTGGAGCAGCGGCAGACCACCATCACCCGACAGGAGGAG GAGATCCGGAAGTTGATGCAGGAGAGGAACGACAGCTCCAAGAACGTCACCAAGACCATCATCACCAAGAG gtACAGGAACCAGTATCCTATCCTCGGTCTGCTGAGCGACGACTACCAGGTCACCTCCCCCATCAAAGAAGCCAAGACCATCGTCATCGAGAGAACTGGAGAGATGATCAAACAGGtaaggacaggagagaggagaaaaaaagatcaACATACTACAGAATGTTAG
- the pof1b gene encoding protein POF1B isoform X3: MSVQTSQKTSTTYRTVKVASPEPVTNTVTNTVISAGSVSPMQYSVNGYETVRYLVPMQQAVQQQSYVLMQQPMMQQPMMQQMVSPVYLPTLRHLSVSSQESDLMYQQQNTMESISRQSSSVFSQSSSPIKSPEPSAEEEEEEEEEEEEEAVEVEEVEIVNVIQTKPPPVVEKISRTEVRTELKEVPQPTKMDTRYFGELLADVYRKNCDIHSCISEHVSKIRGKKHQLDPCNDYKVEKEEVEALLPKGATELTKQQIRYLLQTRLTADKSMRLLLSTFSSLREELLHMSEDLRRLESEKEALERDLSFKADQARQYDCLLEAVRENNRQLQLSLKETTTAQRSLESQLQSSQSVDSSRNFRLKEMEGRIRALEKENEMLRQKLAGQGTSTTLHIKTEELSRQYKDQLSSLRQEKEDEIQRLRSQIMQLQTEFSSTKSSSEKTLQLKISELLAMLEQRQTTITRQEEEIRKLMQERNDSSKNVTKTIITKRYRNQYPILGLLSDDYQVTSPIKEAKTIVIERTGEMIKQE, encoded by the exons ATGTCTGTCCAGACGAGCCAGAAGACGTCGACGACCTATCGCACCGTGAAGGTGGCCTCTCCGGAGCCGGTGACCAACACGGTGACCAACACGGTGATCTCGGCCGGGTCGGTGTCCCCGATGCAGTACTCGGTGAACGGCTACGAGACGGTGCGGTACCTGGTCCCGATGCAGCAGGCCGTGCAGCAGCAGTCCTACGTCCTCATGCAGCAGCCTATGATGCAGCAGCCTATGATGCAGCAGATGGTGTCCCCGGTGTACCTGCCGACTCTGCGACACCTGAGCGTCAGCAGCCAGGAGTCCGACCTGATGTACCAGCAGCAGAACACGATGGAG AGCATCAGCAGACAGTCCTCATCAGTGTTCAGCCAGTCGTCCAGCCCCATCAAGAGCCCTGAGCCGAGTGCTGAGGag gaggaagaggaggaggaggaggaagaggaggaggcggtggaggtGGAAGAGGTGGAGATTGTCAACGTCATACAGACCAAGCCGCCGCCCGTCGTCGAGAAGATCTCCAGGACGGAGGTGAGGACCGAGCTGAAGGAAGTGCCCCAGCCGACCAAGATGGACACGCGTTACTTCGGCGAGCTGCTGGCCGACGTCTACAGGAAGAACTGTGACATCCACTCGTGCATCTCCGAGCACGTGTCCAAGATCCGTGGAAA GAAACACCAGCTTGATCCCTGCAATGACTACAAG gtggagaaagaggaggtggaggctttACTTCCCAAAGGCGCCACTGAACTGACCAAACAGCAAATCCGctacctgctgcag ACTCGTCTCACTGCAGATAAGAGCATGCGTCTGCTGCTGTCCaccttcagcagtctgagagaGGAGCTCCTCCACATGTCCGAGGACCTGCGG CGTCTGGAGAGCGAGAAGGAGGCTTTGGAGAGAGATCTGAGTTTCAAAGCGGACCAGGCTCGTCAGTATGACTGCCTCCTGGAGGCCGTGAGGGAGAACAACAGACAGCTCCAg CTGTCTCTGAAGGAAACCACCACCGCCCAGCGGAGCCTGGAGAGCCAGCTCCAGAGCAGCCAGAGCGTAGACTCCAGCCGCAACTTCAGGCtcaaagagatggagggaaggataAGAGCGCTGGAGAAGGAGAACGAGATGCTCCGACAGAAG CTGGCAGGCCAAGGCACTAGCACCACCCTGCACATCAAGACTGAGGAGTTGTCCCGTCAGTACAAGGACCAGCTCAGCTCCCTGAGACAAGAGAAGGAGGACGAGATCCAGAGGCTCCGG TCCCAGATAATGCAGCTCcagacagagttcagcagcACCAAGTCCTCCTCAGAGAAGACTCTCCAGCTGAAAATCTCAGAGCTGCTCGCCATGCTGGAGCAGCGGCAGACCACCATCACCCGACAGGAGGAG GAGATCCGGAAGTTGATGCAGGAGAGGAACGACAGCTCCAAGAACGTCACCAAGACCATCATCACCAAGAG gtACAGGAACCAGTATCCTATCCTCGGTCTGCTGAGCGACGACTACCAGGTCACCTCCCCCATCAAAGAAGCCAAGACCATCGTCATCGAGAGAACTGGAGAGATGATCAAACAG GAATGA